The window ACGCTTAAAATGGTGGTTAGTTGGCGGAACCGTTTTGTCATTATTATTGTCCTATGGAAAAAATCTAGAATTTTTAACGAACTTTTTTATCAATTATGTTCCCTTATATAATAAGTTTAGAGCGGTTAGTTCGATACAAGTTATATTGGAGTTGTGTATTCCTGTATTGGCTGTATTTGCCTTAGTCAGATTATTTAATGATGTGGTTAAAACTGAAGAAAAGCTAAACGCATTAAAATATACAGTATTAATAACAGGAGGACTAGCTATTTTGTTTTTATTGTTTGAAACCATAGGGTTAATTGATTTTGTTGGTGGTGTAGATGGACGTATTAGAGATGCCAATGGACAAGCCTTTCTTGATGCGTTAAGAGAAGATAGAGCAAGTTTATTTACAACAGATACACTTAGGACATTGATATTTGTATTATTAGCTGCAGGTGTGATTTATTTGTTTTTGAAAAACACATTAAATGAAACAAAGGCGATTGTTGTTTTAGGCGTATTGATTGTTTTTGATTTAGTTGGTGTAGATAAACAGTATGTAAATAATGACGATTTTGTATCTAAACTGACAATGGAACGTCCGTACGCTCCTAACAAAGCCGATTTACAAATTTTAACGGATCAATCTAACTATAGAGTTTACGATATTACTTCTGGAGGCGCAAAAGCTAGTTATTTTCATAATGCTTTAGGTGGTTACCATGCGGCAAAACCTAAGCGTTATCAGGATTTATATGAATTTTATATCTCAAAAAATAATATTAATGTATTAAGTATGCTTAACGCGAAATACATTATTGGTGAAGGTGAAGATGGAAAGCCATTTCCTTACGTAAACAATGATGCCAATGGTAATGCTTGGTTTATAAAAAACCTAGAAAAATTAAAATCACCTACAGATGAGATTTTAGCTTTAGAGACTTTAAAAAATAAAGTGACAGCTGTATATTCTAATGGTTTTAAAGAGAAAATGAATGTGCCAAAATCATTTAAAACGGATTCTTTAGCTTCAATAAAGGTTAGCGATTATAAACCTAATTACATTAAATATCAATCTAATAATTCAAATGATGGGTTTGCTGTATTTTCGGAAATGTATTACGGAAGTGGTTGGAACGCCTATATTGATGGTCAAGCTAAGCCGCATTACAAAGTCGATTATGCATTACGTGGTATGGAAATACCAAAAGGAAAGCATACTATCGAGTTTAAATTTGAACCTCAAGTCGTTAAAACAGGGAGTACAATTGCTTTAGCAAGTTCTATATTATTAGGGTTACTTGTACTTGGTGGCTTATTTTTCAGATTTAAAAGTTTGATTATAAACGACAAAGCTTAAGTACAAGGCTTAATTTCCGCGAAAGCGTTATATAATGGATAAAAAAAAGGTACTGATTATTACTTATTATTGGCCACCAGCAGGTGGACCCGGGGTACAGCGCTGGTTAAAATTTGTTAAGTACTTACCAGATTTTAATATAGAGCCTATTGTATATTGTCCTTCAAATGCCAATTATCCTATTGTAGATAAGACATTGTTAGATCAAGTTAATCCTGATCTAATAGTACTTAAACAACCTATAAGAGAGCCTTATAAATTGGCGCAATTGTTTTCAAAAAAAAGCAACACTATAAGCAAAGGGATTATAGCAGAACGGCAAAAACAAAGTCTAATAGAGCGTTTAATGTTATTTGTAAGAGGGAATTTTTTTATCCCTGATGCGCGTAAAAATTGGGTAAAACCGTCTGTTAAGTATCTAGCAACTTACATACAGGATTTTAAAATTGATACTATTATTACTAGTGGTCCTCCACATAGCTTGCATTTAATTGGTATGGCGTTACAAGCGCAATTGGGAGTTAAATGGATTGCAGATTTTAGAGATCCTTGGACAACTATTGGATATCATAAACAATTAAAATTGACAGCAAAGTCTAAAAAAAAACATAAGGATTTAGAGCGTAAAGTACTTAATAATGCCGATCAAATTATAGTTACGAGTCCAAGTACAAAAGTAGAATTTGAGCAAATTACTAAGCAACGTATTCAGGTTATTACTAATGGTTATGATAACGAAAAAGTAACTGTAACGGCGTTAGATAAAAAGTTTACACTCTCTCATATAGGCTCTTTATTGTCTAAAAGAAATCCAGAAGTCCTTTGGAAAGTGTTGCATGATTTGGTTGAGGAGGATGCTGAATTTGCATCTCAATTTCAATTAAATTTAATTGGTGCAGTAGGGGTGGAAGTATTGCAATCTATTCAAATATATAATTTAACTGATAGTTTAAATAATATGGGTTATGTTTCGCATAGTGAAGCAGTTGTGTTTCAGAAAAAGTCTCAATTATTATTGTTAATTGAAATAGATTCTGAAGATACCAAAGCCATTATTCCAGGTAAGTTATTTGAATATATGGTCGCTGATAGACCTATAATTGCAATAGGTCCGCGAGGTGCAGATGTAGCTTCAATCATTAAAACAACCAACACAGGTCAGTTTTTTGATTATCAAGACTATGACAATTTAAAGAATGTTATAAAACAACATTTTGAGGCTTTTAAAGTTAATAATTTAAAATCGTATCCAATAGGTCTGCAACAGTATTCTAGACAACAATTGACTAAGAATTTAGCAGGGCTTATAAACCCTTCATAACTTATTTTAATATATGGGAATAGTCATTAATCAATCTATCAAAAACACTATTATAACTTATTTTGGTTTTGGTATTGGAGCTATTAATGTTATTTTTTTATACACCCAATTTTTAACAGAAGAGTACTTTGGTTTAATCACTTTTATATTATCCACTGCAAGTATATTAATGCCTTTTATGGCATTTGGTGTGCACAATACTATTGTTAAGTTTTATTCGTCTTTTAAAAGCCGACAATCTCAAAATAGTTTTCTAAGTATTATGCTTTTGCTGCCTTTGCTGCTTATTATTCCGTTAGGGGTAATCACGCATTTGGCTTACGATAGTATTGCGAATTGGTTGTCTAAGGAGAATGCAATCATAAAGGATTACACATGGTTAATCTATGTGTCTGCAGGTGCTTTTGCTTATTTTGAAGTCTTTTATGCTTGGAGTAAAGTACAATTGCAAAGTGTGTTTGGTAATTTTATGAGTGAAGTGTTTCATAGGGTTGCTACAACGATACTGCTTATTTGTCTTTATTTTGGGTATTTAACGGTAGATCAGTTAATTTATGGCATTGTCATAGTTTATGTTATCCGCGCATTTATAATGACACTGTATGCGTTTAGTTTAAGACTACCTAGTTTTAGATTTACTAAAATTCCTAATCTATCTAGTATTTTAAAATATTCAGCTTTAATAATTATTGCAGGTTCCGTGGCTAACATTATTTTAGAGATTGATAAGTTTATGTTAGGTCAGTTTGAAGCACTAAACAATGTTGCTTATTATGGCGTAGCAATTTATATAGCCACAGTTATTGGTGTTCCTGCACGTGCAATGCATCAAATAGCAAATCCGTTGACGGCTAAGTTTTTGAATGAAGGGAATACGGTCGAGTTAAAGACCTTGTATCAAAAAAGTTCGATTAACTTATTTATTATTAGTGGGTTTATTTTTTTGTGTATTATTATCAATATAAGTAAGCTGTATCTTTTGATACCAGGAAATTATAGTGAAGGGTTTATTGTTGTTTTGGTAATAGGTCTGGCTAAGTTGTCCGATAACTTAATTGGAAACAATAACGCTATTCTTTTTAATAGTGATTATTATAGAGTTGTCCTCATGTTTGGGGTATTGTTGGCAATATTAACAGTCGTTTTAAATTTAATTTTTATTCCTGTTTATGGTATTAATGGGGCAGCGTATGCTAGTTGTATTACGATATTTACGTATAATATAATAAAGTTAACGTTTGTCTACAAGAAGTTTAAAATGCATCCTTTTACTATTTCGACATTTAAAACATTAGTTTTAATTGGTGTTTGTGGATTAGGTTTATTCTTTTGGGAATTCCCTTTTCATCCCATAGTAGATATTGCTCTAAAAACATTGCTATTATCTATAGTCTATGGTTTGTCCGTTTATAAATTTAATTTATCAGAAGATATTTCTAAACTATTAAATCGTTTTATACCATAAAAAAATCCTACAAACGGTTGCTTGAGGGCAAACAACTGTTTGTAGGATTCTAATGTTTCAACTAATTTTTAGTATTATCTAGTCCTTGTACTTCTTGTCTTTGAAGAAGAACTTCTAGAACTGATTGTTCTTGGC is drawn from Psychroserpens sp. NJDZ02 and contains these coding sequences:
- a CDS encoding YfhO family protein, with protein sequence MQFSFKKILPHILVLVGFIICSIAYFSPVLQGKVIYQSDIVHYTGMAKQQKDFKTKTGEETYWTNSAFGGMPTYQLGAKYPHNYIKKLDLALRFLPRPADYLFLYFLGFYILLLVLKVDWKLAGLGALAFGFSTYLIIILGVGHNSKAHAIAYMPLVLSGILLTFRGKYIWGFLLTAVAMGLELVANHYQMTYYLLLLVLVLGIAYLVDAYRKNVLPHFFKAVGVLSAAVLLAIGLNATNILATQDYVKESTRGKSELNINPDGSKRENSNGLSKAYITEYSYGKLESFNLFIPRFLGGGSGEDVGENSAVYKYIIGEGVPPADARAYTKSLPTYWGSQTIVEAPAYIGAVVLFLFVLGLFLVKGRLKWWLVGGTVLSLLLSYGKNLEFLTNFFINYVPLYNKFRAVSSIQVILELCIPVLAVFALVRLFNDVVKTEEKLNALKYTVLITGGLAILFLLFETIGLIDFVGGVDGRIRDANGQAFLDALREDRASLFTTDTLRTLIFVLLAAGVIYLFLKNTLNETKAIVVLGVLIVFDLVGVDKQYVNNDDFVSKLTMERPYAPNKADLQILTDQSNYRVYDITSGGAKASYFHNALGGYHAAKPKRYQDLYEFYISKNNINVLSMLNAKYIIGEGEDGKPFPYVNNDANGNAWFIKNLEKLKSPTDEILALETLKNKVTAVYSNGFKEKMNVPKSFKTDSLASIKVSDYKPNYIKYQSNNSNDGFAVFSEMYYGSGWNAYIDGQAKPHYKVDYALRGMEIPKGKHTIEFKFEPQVVKTGSTIALASSILLGLLVLGGLFFRFKSLIINDKA
- a CDS encoding glycosyltransferase family 4 protein, with the translated sequence MDKKKVLIITYYWPPAGGPGVQRWLKFVKYLPDFNIEPIVYCPSNANYPIVDKTLLDQVNPDLIVLKQPIREPYKLAQLFSKKSNTISKGIIAERQKQSLIERLMLFVRGNFFIPDARKNWVKPSVKYLATYIQDFKIDTIITSGPPHSLHLIGMALQAQLGVKWIADFRDPWTTIGYHKQLKLTAKSKKKHKDLERKVLNNADQIIVTSPSTKVEFEQITKQRIQVITNGYDNEKVTVTALDKKFTLSHIGSLLSKRNPEVLWKVLHDLVEEDAEFASQFQLNLIGAVGVEVLQSIQIYNLTDSLNNMGYVSHSEAVVFQKKSQLLLLIEIDSEDTKAIIPGKLFEYMVADRPIIAIGPRGADVASIIKTTNTGQFFDYQDYDNLKNVIKQHFEAFKVNNLKSYPIGLQQYSRQQLTKNLAGLINPS
- a CDS encoding polysaccharide biosynthesis C-terminal domain-containing protein — translated: MGIVINQSIKNTIITYFGFGIGAINVIFLYTQFLTEEYFGLITFILSTASILMPFMAFGVHNTIVKFYSSFKSRQSQNSFLSIMLLLPLLLIIPLGVITHLAYDSIANWLSKENAIIKDYTWLIYVSAGAFAYFEVFYAWSKVQLQSVFGNFMSEVFHRVATTILLICLYFGYLTVDQLIYGIVIVYVIRAFIMTLYAFSLRLPSFRFTKIPNLSSILKYSALIIIAGSVANIILEIDKFMLGQFEALNNVAYYGVAIYIATVIGVPARAMHQIANPLTAKFLNEGNTVELKTLYQKSSINLFIISGFIFLCIIINISKLYLLIPGNYSEGFIVVLVIGLAKLSDNLIGNNNAILFNSDYYRVVLMFGVLLAILTVVLNLIFIPVYGINGAAYASCITIFTYNIIKLTFVYKKFKMHPFTISTFKTLVLIGVCGLGLFFWEFPFHPIVDIALKTLLLSIVYGLSVYKFNLSEDISKLLNRFIP